A window of the Clupea harengus chromosome 8, Ch_v2.0.2, whole genome shotgun sequence genome harbors these coding sequences:
- the LOC105911339 gene encoding acidic fibroblast growth factor intracellular-binding protein B-like, whose amino-acid sequence MSVELEVFVGNNTMMDEDVYQLWLDGYAVNDAVRLRMEAGELRDCDVSTDVVLSDTMDQFRTFQMCEKLLHSPSKLANQLLFQIPPQKQAMMIERYYQFDRPFAREVLGKKLSKGMKKDLDDISSKTGILVKSCRRQFDNFKRVFKVVEELQGPLVDNVQRHFLVSDSLAKDYAAIVFFANSRFETGKRKLQYLSFQDFAFCAGQLISYWTVGAVDKMMEDIDVDLEKEFLHNLKDLKVLINNKDMLDQHKSLVCAQLRGRIKVFSEMDANFKNLSRALVNIAANLTHNKDVRDLFIDLVEKFIEPCKSDKWPVGDLRLFLTHYTSTAHMLETFRYKPIWDRYMGVIKSCVLKMYHD is encoded by the exons ATGTCGGTGGAGCTGGAAGTGTTCGTGGGAAACAACACCATGATGGATGAGGACGTCTACCAGCTTTGGCTGGATGGatatgcag tGAATGATGCGGTTCGGCTGCGTATGGAGGCAGGGGAGTTACGTGACTGTGACGTGAGCACAGACGTCGTGCTCAGCGACACCATGGACCAGTTCAGAACCTTCCAGATGTGTGAAAAGCTCCTGCACAGTCCTTCCAAACTGGCCAatcagctgctctttcagatCCCTCCGCAGAAACAGGCCATGATGatagagag GTACTATCAGTTTGACCGCCCCTTCGCGAGGGAGGTCCTGGGCAAGAAACTGTCCAAGGGCATGAAGAAGGACCTGGATGACATCAGCTCTAAGACGGGCATCTTGGTGAAGAGCTGCAGACGACAG TTTGATAACTTCAAGCGAGTGTTCAAAGTGGTGGAGGAGCTCCAAGGCCCCCTAGTGGACAATGTGCAGCGTCACTTCCTGGTCTCTGACTCTCTGGCCAA GGATTATGCTGCCATTGTGTTCTTCGCTAACAGTCGCTTTGAGACGGGCAAGAGGAAGCTGCAGTATCTGTCCTTTCAGGACTTTGCCTTTTGTGCCGGGCAGCTCATCAGCTACTGGACCGTGGGAGCCGTGG ATAAAATGATGGAGGATATAGACGTGGACCTGGAGAAGGAGTTTCTGCACAACCTCAAAGATCTCAAGGTCCTCATCAATAATAAGGACATGCTGGACCAGCACAAGAG CCTGGTGTGTGCCCAGTTAAGAGGCAGAATAAAAGTCTTCAGTGAAATGGACGCAAACTTTAAG AACCTGTCCAGAGCTCTAGTGAACATTGCTGCCAATCTCACCCACAACAAAGACGTCAGGGACCTCTTCATAGACCTAGTGGAGAAG TTTATTGAGCCCTGCAAGTCAGACAAGTGGCCAGTTGGGGACCTCAGACTCTTCCTCACCCACTACACAAGCACAGCACACATGCTGGAAACATTCAG aTACAAGCCCATCTGGGACAGATACATGGGCGTAATCAAAAGCTGCGTTCTGAAGATGTACCACGACTGA